A window of the Henckelia pumila isolate YLH828 chromosome 3, ASM3356847v2, whole genome shotgun sequence genome harbors these coding sequences:
- the LOC140886336 gene encoding uncharacterized protein, protein MVQGKKSKQAGPIDLYFAKDVEEIVRQRRAKNKGQYDENKKKLREDAVQKFATWMYDAGIPFNAVKYDSLQPCIDAIGTFGVGMKPPSYHEVRVKYLKKELTNTNLCLKSHEEDHAKYGCTIMADGWTDKNGRSLINFLVNGPKGTVFVESVDASSYSHIADKMYELLKLFVNRIGEKNVVQIVTDNASCNVKAGRLLENNFPYLYWTPCAAHCMMI, encoded by the exons ATGGTGCAAGGTAAAAAGAGTAAACAAGCAGGGCCTATTGACCTTTATTTTGCGAAAGATGTAGAAGAAATTGTCAGACAAAGGCGTGCGAAAAATAAAGGCCAATATGatgagaataaaaaaaaattaagagaaGATGCGGTTCAGAAATTTGCTACGTGGATGTATGATGCCGGAATTCCTTTTAATGCTGTTAAATATGATTCTCTGCAGCCTTGTATTGATGCTATTGGGACTTTTGGAGTGGGAATGAAACCTCCATCATATCATGAAGTAAGAGTTAAGTATTTGAAGAAGGAGTTGACAAATACGAACTTGTGTCTCAAATCCCATGAAGAAGATCATGCTAAGTATGGGTGTACAATCATGGCAGATGGGTGGACGGATAAAAATGGCAGAAGTCTGATAAATTTTTTGGTTAATGGTCCTAAAGGAACCGTATTTGTTGAATCAGTGGATGCTTCAAGTTATTCACACATTGCTGACAAAATGTATGAGTTACTTAAGTTATTTGTGAATCGAATTGGTGAAAAGAATGTGGTTCAGATTGTGACGGataatgcaagctgcaatgtcAAAGCag GTCGTCTTTTGGAAAACAATTTTCCATACTTGTATTGGACTCCATGTGCAGCACATTGCATGATGATTTGA
- the LOC140886338 gene encoding uncharacterized protein: protein MFTSKKWATSRYSKEAAGKRVAEVMMMPSFWKSTVFALKVGGPLVKVLRLVDGEKRSPMGYIYEAMDRAKEAIAASFNMNEEKYRENDAEVLEGLYKCIARLVRGEDLQDKITNKLEKYKNAKGLFGLPMAIRQRASKSPADWWSSYGASTPELKAFAMKILYLTCSSSGCERNWSVFEHIHSKKRNRLSQQRLNDLVYIKYNRALRRRYVMRDMIDPISLSEIDDSNEWLLGKLDDGDSANEDNDFVFEDDDLHWSDVAQAAGVGESAYGFRSRNASSSKGTSSSSISAKRKQSLARTRLVEEEELNIDHETEEEEDTDGYKSSDGAEDVDLENEDDDSYDI from the exons ATGTTTACATCTAAAAAGTGGGCAACAAGTCGATATTCTAAAGAGGCGGCTGGGAAACGTGTTGCAGAAGTGATGATGATGCCTTCTTTTTGGAAATCTACAGTTTTTGCATTGAAAGTTGGCGGTCCATTGGTGAAAGTATTGAGGCTGGTAGATGGTGAAAAAAGGTCCCCTATGGGTTACATCTATGAGGCAATGGACAGAGCCAAAGAAGCTATCGCTGCGTCATTTAATATGAACGAAGAAAAATATCGTG AAAATGATGCAGAAGTGTTGGAGGGTTTGTACAAATGCATAGCTAGATTGGTGAGAGGTGAAGATTTGCAAGATAAGATCACAAATAAATTGGAGAAATACAAAAATGCAAAAGGACTTTTTGGTTTACCTATGGCTATCAGACAAAGAGCTTCAAAATCACCAG CTGATTGGTGGTCCTCTTATGGTGCATCAACACCTGAGTTGAAAGCATTTGCAATGAAGATTTTGTATCTTACATGCTCTTCTTCAGGCTGTGAACGTAATTGGAGTGTATTTGAACAT ATACATTCGAAAAAAAGAAATAGATTGTCTCAGCAACGATTGAATGATTTGGTATATATCAAATATAACAGAGCATTGAGGCGGAGATATGTCATGCGAGATATGATTGATCCTATTTCTTTGTCAGAAATAGATGATAGTAATGAATGGTTATTGGGAAAGTTGGATGATGGTGATAGTGCCAATGAGGATAATGATTTTGTCTTTGAAGATGATGATTTGCATTGGAGTGATGTAGCACAAGCGGCTGgtgttggtgaaagtgcatatGGCTTTCGATCTAGAAATGCATCTAGTTCAAAAggaacatcatcatcatccatTTCAGCAAAAAGAAAGCAATCTTTAGCTCGAACTAGACTTGTTGAGGAAGAAGAGCTGAACATTGATCATGaaactgaagaagaagaagataccGATGGATACAAATCAAGCGATGGGGCTGAGGACGTAGATTTGGAGAATGAAGATGATGACTCTTATGATATTTGA